The following proteins come from a genomic window of Triticum aestivum cultivar Chinese Spring chromosome 6A, IWGSC CS RefSeq v2.1, whole genome shotgun sequence:
- the LOC123129032 gene encoding uncharacterized protein, producing MKFNRGRRRSRDSEIAACYGEERLSELPSDVVVKVLGTVKTQWKSNAEDRLRELPNDLLLNILERVGTLDAIRTCILSKRLQELPTMLSQIVIDLSPRDLFEMDGVVAEVTDKILSTRSPHITVHKLKLKFFLVPSRCLSIGKSVGLAMVTQKLDAAEFEIMTQKDFSHCTDAHRLLYAKKFNDFVRDCLDAFAGLTRLHLRNMRFGKSDISNILSHCKRLEFLSFFECDEGVRSVLHVEHAQLVELVIIFGKFETVELACLPKLQRMSYRDWQYDDNPLVLGFVPQLSKLSLACPYLSGKTLNLSKLLANAPTVSDLYLEFRSEKIWIQPECPKVLAPVLAKLRFVNLDHLREECDISWTLFLLEAAPYLEELCITVWDHKCLIESQKSISKKTDVKWEPSDPHFKQKNLARLTIYGFQSDDNFIGYIRRIIQAAVNIREVSLHSRKVCPLCFEKFPQVALRPSSYPRTSEELDLLREKMTAASATASPVIHFRSLG from the exons ATGAAGTTCAATAGAGGTCGCCGCCGCAGCCGTGAT TCGGAGATAGCAGCTTGTTATGGAGAGGAAAGGCTAAGCGAGCTGCCAAGTGATGTTGTGGTCAAAGTCCTTGGGACGGTGAAAACACAGTGGAAGAGTAATGCGGAGGACAGGCTAAGGGAGCTGCCCAATGATTTGCTGCTCAACATCCTCGAGAGGGTGGGTACGCTTGATGCCATAAGAACCTGCATCCTTTCGAAGCGACTGCAGGAGCTGCCCACTATGCTCTCGCAGATCGTAATTGATCTCAGCCCTCGTGATTTGTTTGAAATGGATGGTGTTGTGGCTGAAGTGACGGACAAGATCCTTAGTACGAGGTCTCCACACATCACTGTTCACAAGCTGAAGCTCAAATTTTTCTTGGTTCCCTCTCGCTGTCTCTCCATCGGCAAATCTGTCGGCCTCGCCATGGTGACCCAGAAATTGGATGCAGCTGAGTTTGAGATCATGACACAGAAGGATTTCAGCCATTGCACTGATGCCCATCGCCTGCTCTATGCTAAGAAATTCAATGATTTTGTTCGTGATTGTCTGGATGCATTTGCTGGTCTCACGCGGCTGCATCTACGGAATATGAGGTTTGGTAAATCAGATATATCCAACATCCTTAGCCATTGCAAGCGGTTGGAGTTCTTGTCTTTCTTCGAGTGTGACGAGGGGGTCCGTTCGGTGCTCCATGTAGAACACGCTCAACTAGTTGAGCTTGTTATCATCTTTGGGAAATTTGAAACAGTGGAGCTTGCCTGTCTACCAAAGCTCCAGCGGATGTCCTATAGGGATTGGCAGTATGATGATAATCCCTTGGTTCTTGGTTTTGTCCCTCAGCTTTCGAAGCTCAGTCTTGCTTGTCCATACTTATCAGGCAAGACACTCAACTTAAGCAAGCTGCTTGCTAATGCCCCCACTGTAAGCGATTTGTATCTGGAGTTTCGAAGTGAAAAG atttggattcaACCAGAATGCCCCAAAGTGCTTGCTCCTGTGCTTGCCAAACTACGGTTTGTGAATCTGGATCATCTTCGCGAAGAATGTGATATCTCCTGGACACTGTTCCTTCTTGAAGCGGCACCATACCTAGAGGAGCTTTGCATCACAGTATGGGACCATAAGTGCCTGATCGAGTCACAAAAGAGCATCTCCAAGAAAACGGATGTGAAGTGGGAACCATCTGATCCTCATTTTAAGCAGAAGAATCTGGCAAGGCTGACTATCTATGGCTTCCAGTCCGATGACAATTTCATCGGATACATTAGACGCATCATTCAAGCTGCTGTGAACATCAGGGAGGTATCCCTGCACTCCAGGAAGGTGTGCCCATTGTGTTTCGAAAAGTTTCCTCAGGTGGCGCTTCGTCCTTCGAGTTATCCACGGACAAGCGAGGAGCTTGATTTGTTGAGGGAGAAGATGACAGCCGCTTCGGCTACGGCTTCTCCTGTTATTCACTTCCGCTCATTAGGTTGA